In Zunongwangia sp. HGR-M22, the sequence CAGTATCATCTTTTCTTAAAATTTCCAACTCATATAGTTTCTCGTTAAAAAATTCAGGATTATTGATATTTTCTTTTTTCGCTAATTCAAAGTACGGAACATAGAAATCGTCGGGTACTTTTTTTATACATCCAAAATCGATGGCAATTAAATTACCTTCTCGATCCACCAAAAAATTACCAGGATGAGGATCGGCATGTACTTCTTTTAAGCCATGCATTTGAAACATATAAAAATCCCATAATGCCTGCCCTACTTTATTTGCCTTGTCTTGATCTTTGTTTTCTTTAGCAAATTCACTTAGGTGCTTTCCGTCCATCCAGTCCATCGAAATAATTCGCTCGCTGGATAATTCTTCGTAATATTTTGGGAATTTTAAATTTGGAATGTGGGCACAAGCTTCAGAAATTTCTTTACTCTGCTTTACTTCTAGAATATAATCTGTTTCTTCTAGTAATTTCCCTTCAACTTCTTTAAAATATTTTTCAGAATCCTGTCCTTGTAAATTAAACATTCTAGTAGCAATCGGTTTCACCATCGCTAAATCTGAGCTAATACTATCTGCTACACCTGGATACTGAATTTTAACGGCCAGTTTCTTACCGTCTTTAGTAGCCTGATGCACCTGCCCTATGCTCGCAGCATTTACCGATTCCATAGTAAATTGATCGTACAATTCCTCGGGATAATTACCGTTATACTTTTTGAAGGTTTTGCGCACTAACGGAGCTGAAAGTGGTGGAACACTGAATTGTGATAGACTAAATTTCTCAACATAAGCACTAGGCAGCAAACTTTTCTCCATAGAAAGCATTTGTGCAACCTTTAATGCACTGCCTTTTAAACTTTTTAATCCATCATAAATATCGCTTGCATTATCTCTATCAAGATCGTCTCTCGTTAAATCTTTATTGAATGCTTTTTTACTATAATATTTAATATAATTACCGCCGATTTTGGCCCCGGTTTGAACCAACTTACTGGTTCTGCCGATTTTTCCTGTGGGAATTTTATCTATCGATTTCATCTAATC encodes:
- a CDS encoding ABC1 kinase family protein; this encodes MKSIDKIPTGKIGRTSKLVQTGAKIGGNYIKYYSKKAFNKDLTRDDLDRDNASDIYDGLKSLKGSALKVAQMLSMEKSLLPSAYVEKFSLSQFSVPPLSAPLVRKTFKKYNGNYPEELYDQFTMESVNAASIGQVHQATKDGKKLAVKIQYPGVADSISSDLAMVKPIATRMFNLQGQDSEKYFKEVEGKLLEETDYILEVKQSKEISEACAHIPNLKFPKYYEELSSERIISMDWMDGKHLSEFAKENKDQDKANKVGQALWDFYMFQMHGLKEVHADPHPGNFLVDREGNLIAIDFGCIKKVPDDFYVPYFELAKKENINNPEFFNEKLYELEILRKDDTENEIKYFSELFHQMLNLFTSPFHSETFDFSTEEFWDSITKLSEKYSKDEQLRKMNGNRGSKHFLYINRTFFGLYNLLHDLEAKVEINNFRSYL